A genome region from Mycobacterium florentinum includes the following:
- a CDS encoding peroxiredoxin: MTLLTIGDQFPAYELTGLIGGDLSKVDAQQPEDYFKTISSDDYEGKWRIVFFWPKDFTFVCPTEIAAFGKLNDEFEDRDAQVLGVSVDSEFVHFQWRAQHEDLKKLPFPMLSDIKRELALATGVLNADGVADRVTFIVDPNNEIQFVSATAGSVGRNVDEVLRVLDALQSDELCACNWRKGDPTLNAGELLKASA; the protein is encoded by the coding sequence ATGACACTGCTAACGATCGGCGACCAGTTTCCCGCCTACGAGCTCACCGGGCTGATCGGCGGCGACCTGTCGAAGGTCGACGCTCAGCAACCCGAGGACTACTTCAAGACCATCTCCAGCGACGATTACGAGGGCAAGTGGCGAATCGTCTTCTTCTGGCCCAAGGACTTCACCTTCGTGTGCCCGACCGAGATCGCCGCGTTCGGCAAGCTGAACGACGAGTTCGAGGATCGTGACGCGCAGGTGCTCGGCGTCTCGGTGGACAGCGAATTCGTGCATTTCCAGTGGCGCGCCCAGCACGAGGACCTCAAGAAGTTGCCGTTCCCGATGCTCTCGGACATCAAGCGCGAACTCGCGCTGGCCACCGGCGTGCTCAACGCCGACGGCGTCGCCGACCGGGTGACCTTCATCGTCGACCCCAACAACGAGATCCAATTCGTCTCGGCGACCGCAGGATCCGTGGGGCGTAACGTGGACGAGGTGCTGCGGGTCCTGGACGCTCTGCAATCCGATGAGCTGTGTGCCTGCAACTGGCGCAAGGGCGACCCGACGCTCAACGCCGGCGAGCTGCTGAAGGCGTCCGCGTAA
- a CDS encoding alpha/beta fold hydrolase, translated as MSVSIRPQFTTIDGLSVRFAEGGHGDRDAILLSPWPESVYAFEPSWERLGAHAHLVAVDPPGFGKSDYRESLMNPKAMGDFIIRIADTFGLDHPHVVGPDIGTSSVLFAAAAQPGRFRSVVVGSGGAAVPIQVTGVLKDWVEATDLEPYRQFGGRKIVEIALSTIAGYAPSAEIREDYLSAYEGDRFAETIPYAQSYREYLPRLAELLPRIQTPVRIVAGADDQVVPPVNAEFLDQRLPHSRVDLIPGTGHFCWEEKPAEYAALVTGWWAGNGG; from the coding sequence ATGAGCGTTTCGATCCGCCCCCAATTCACCACGATCGACGGACTCTCGGTGCGTTTCGCCGAGGGCGGACACGGCGATCGCGACGCGATTCTGCTGAGTCCGTGGCCGGAGAGCGTGTACGCGTTCGAACCCAGCTGGGAGCGCCTGGGGGCACACGCGCACCTCGTGGCCGTAGACCCGCCCGGGTTCGGAAAGTCGGACTATCGCGAATCGCTGATGAATCCAAAGGCGATGGGTGATTTCATTATTCGCATCGCCGACACTTTCGGGCTGGACCACCCGCACGTCGTGGGGCCCGATATCGGCACCTCGTCGGTGTTGTTCGCCGCGGCCGCACAACCGGGCCGGTTTCGCAGCGTCGTCGTCGGCAGTGGCGGTGCCGCGGTGCCGATCCAGGTGACCGGCGTGCTGAAGGACTGGGTCGAGGCGACCGATCTGGAGCCCTACCGCCAATTCGGTGGGCGCAAGATCGTCGAGATCGCGCTCAGCACGATTGCGGGATACGCGCCGTCGGCCGAGATCCGCGAGGACTACCTGTCGGCGTACGAGGGCGATCGCTTCGCCGAGACCATCCCGTATGCGCAGAGCTACCGCGAATACCTCCCCCGGCTCGCCGAGCTGTTGCCGCGGATCCAGACGCCGGTGCGCATCGTCGCCGGGGCAGACGACCAGGTGGTGCCGCCGGTCAACGCGGAGTTCCTCGACCAGCGCCTGCCGCACAGTCGCGTCGACCTGATCCCGGGTACGGGTCACTTCTGCTGGGAGGAAAAGCCCGCCGAATACGCCGCACTGGTCACCGGCTGGTGGGCCGGAAACGGGGGCTGA
- a CDS encoding alkyl hydroperoxide reductase, translating to MSIENLKEALPEYAKDLKLNLGSIARSTVLNDEQLWGTLLASAAATRNTQVLAEIGAEAADNLSAEAYQAALGAASIMGMNNVFYRGRGFLEGAYDDLRAGLRMNIIGNPGVDKANFELWSFAVSSINGCSHCVVAHEHTLREAGVDREAILEALKAAAIVSGVAQAITTAQTLASVG from the coding sequence ATGAGCATCGAGAATCTGAAAGAAGCGCTGCCGGAGTACGCCAAGGACCTCAAGCTCAACCTGGGCTCGATCGCCCGCAGCACCGTGTTGAACGATGAGCAGCTGTGGGGCACGCTGCTCGCGAGTGCGGCGGCAACGCGAAACACCCAGGTGCTGGCCGAGATTGGCGCCGAGGCGGCGGACAACCTGTCCGCCGAGGCGTACCAGGCGGCGCTGGGCGCGGCGTCCATCATGGGCATGAACAACGTTTTCTACCGCGGCCGCGGCTTTCTGGAGGGCGCGTACGACGACCTGCGGGCCGGACTGCGGATGAACATCATCGGCAACCCGGGTGTGGACAAGGCGAATTTCGAGCTGTGGTCCTTCGCGGTGTCCTCGATCAATGGCTGTTCGCATTGCGTTGTCGCGCACGAGCACACCCTGCGTGAGGCCGGTGTTGACCGGGAAGCGATCCTGGAAGCCCTGAAGGCGGCCGCGATCGTTTCGGGTGTGGCACAGGCGATCACCACCGCGCAGACACTGGCGAGCGTCGGCTGA
- a CDS encoding hydrogen peroxide-inducible genes activator has translation MTDKSFQPTLAGLRAFTAVAGKHHFGGAATDLGVSQSTLSQSLAALETGLGTHLVERSTRRVRLTPEGAQLLPLAQAVVEAAEAFTAAAGGTSDPLQGTLRLGMIPTVAPYVLPTVLAGLSSRLPELTLRVIEDQTERLLTALRGGSLDAALIALPADVAGITQVPIYEEDFLLAVPPGHPLSGKRRVPASTLADLPLLLLDEGHCLRDQALDVCQKAGVRAELADTRAASLATAVQCVTGGLGVTLIPQSAAPVEAARSQLGLAQFATPRPGRRIGLVFRSSSGRDESYRRLAAIIGESVSSEQQVRLVK, from the coding sequence ATGACCGATAAGAGTTTTCAGCCGACCCTGGCCGGGCTGCGGGCGTTCACCGCGGTCGCGGGAAAGCACCATTTCGGCGGTGCTGCAACGGATCTCGGCGTCAGCCAGTCGACGCTCTCGCAGTCGCTCGCCGCCCTCGAAACGGGCCTGGGCACCCACCTCGTCGAGCGCTCGACGCGGCGTGTCCGCTTGACACCGGAAGGCGCGCAACTGCTGCCGCTCGCCCAGGCCGTGGTCGAGGCGGCGGAGGCGTTCACCGCCGCCGCGGGGGGCACCTCGGATCCATTGCAGGGCACCCTGCGGCTGGGCATGATCCCGACGGTCGCGCCCTACGTCCTGCCCACCGTGCTGGCCGGATTGTCCAGTCGCCTCCCCGAACTGACGCTGCGGGTGATCGAAGACCAGACCGAACGTCTACTGACGGCCCTGCGTGGCGGATCGCTGGATGCCGCCCTGATCGCCCTGCCCGCCGACGTCGCTGGGATCACGCAGGTTCCGATCTACGAGGAGGACTTCCTGCTCGCGGTACCGCCCGGACACCCGCTGTCGGGCAAGCGCCGGGTGCCCGCGTCGACGTTGGCTGACCTGCCGCTACTGCTGCTCGACGAGGGCCACTGCCTGCGCGATCAGGCCCTGGACGTCTGCCAAAAGGCCGGTGTCCGAGCCGAACTCGCCGACACCCGGGCCGCTTCGCTGGCGACGGCGGTGCAATGCGTGACCGGCGGGCTGGGGGTAACGCTGATCCCCCAGAGCGCCGCGCCCGTCGAAGCCGCGCGCAGTCAGCTCGGGCTCGCGCAATTTGCGACTCCACGCCCGGGCCGTCGCATCGGGCTGGTGTTTCGCTCGTCGAGTGGCCGCGACGAATCCTATCGGCGGCTCGCCGCCATCATCGGCGAGTCGGTCAGTAGTGAGCAGCAGGTGCGCCTGGTCAAATAA
- a CDS encoding CGNR zinc finger domain-containing protein — protein MKFGFVCGRACLNFAGTLKHRNTVREERLTEPAVLSEWAVQAGLVDAGVEVSDQDLATAIEVREAIYRTAIARLDDTEPQPADVDLLNQQAAQPRLTPRLLPNGDTSREGTAPQLVASLAADLLDLLAGRDIANVKRCDHPNCSLLYVDSSRAKNRQWCGMATCGNKVKVQAFRARQRASAH, from the coding sequence GTGAAATTCGGGTTCGTATGCGGCCGGGCCTGCCTCAACTTCGCGGGCACGCTGAAACACCGCAACACCGTCCGCGAGGAGCGGTTGACCGAGCCCGCGGTGCTGTCGGAATGGGCCGTTCAGGCGGGGCTGGTGGATGCCGGCGTCGAGGTCAGCGACCAGGATCTGGCCACCGCGATCGAAGTCCGCGAAGCGATCTACCGGACCGCCATCGCCCGGCTGGACGACACCGAGCCGCAGCCGGCCGACGTCGACCTGCTGAACCAGCAGGCAGCGCAACCCCGGCTGACGCCGCGGCTGCTCCCCAACGGCGACACGAGCCGCGAGGGCACCGCCCCCCAACTGGTCGCCAGCCTGGCGGCGGACCTGCTCGACCTGCTCGCCGGGCGCGACATCGCCAACGTCAAGCGCTGCGACCACCCGAACTGCTCGCTGCTCTACGTCGACTCCTCGCGGGCGAAGAACCGCCAGTGGTGCGGCATGGCCACCTGCGGCAACAAAGTCAAGGTCCAGGCCTTCCGGGCCCGCCAGCGCGCATCGGCACATTGA
- a CDS encoding alpha-hydroxy acid oxidase, producing MVVKRRMPKARDLAPLMQFKRPQFDATRRRLDAAFTIDDLRRIAKRRTPKAAFDYTDGAAEDELSLARARQAFRDIEFHPTILRDVSNVTAGWNVLGHPVVLPFGIAPTGFTRLMHTEGEIAGAAAAARAGIPFSLSTLGTCAIEDLVAAVPQGRKWFQLYMWKDRERSMALVKRAADAGFDTLLATVDVPVSGARFRDNRNGMTIPPSLTLRTVLDAVPHPKWWFDLLTTEPLAFASLDRWPGTVSEYLSTMFDPSLTFDDLAWIKEQWPGKLVVKGIQTLQDARAVVERGVDGLVLSNHGGRQLDRAPVPFHLLPTVARELGKDTEILVDTGIMSGADIVAAIALGARCTLVGRAYLYGLMAGGEAGVNRAIDILESGVLRTMRLLGVTCLEELSPAHVTQLRRLLPGQM from the coding sequence ATGGTGGTCAAACGACGCATGCCCAAAGCCCGCGACCTGGCCCCGCTGATGCAGTTCAAGCGGCCGCAGTTCGACGCGACCCGGCGCCGGCTCGACGCGGCCTTCACGATCGACGATCTGCGGCGCATCGCCAAACGCCGGACCCCCAAGGCGGCATTCGACTACACCGACGGCGCGGCCGAGGATGAGCTGTCGCTCGCGCGCGCCCGTCAAGCCTTCCGCGACATCGAGTTTCACCCGACGATCCTGCGCGACGTCAGCAATGTCACCGCCGGCTGGAACGTGCTGGGCCACCCCGTGGTGTTGCCATTCGGCATCGCACCGACCGGGTTCACCCGGTTGATGCACACCGAAGGCGAGATCGCCGGAGCCGCCGCGGCGGCCAGAGCCGGCATTCCGTTCTCGCTTTCCACGCTTGGCACCTGTGCGATCGAAGACCTGGTCGCGGCGGTCCCGCAGGGCCGCAAATGGTTTCAGCTGTACATGTGGAAGGACCGGGAGCGGTCGATGGCGCTGGTCAAGCGTGCCGCCGACGCGGGATTCGACACCCTGCTCGCCACCGTCGACGTGCCGGTCTCCGGGGCGAGGTTCCGCGACAACCGCAATGGCATGACGATCCCGCCGTCCTTGACGTTGCGCACCGTGCTCGACGCGGTACCGCACCCGAAGTGGTGGTTCGACCTGCTGACCACCGAACCGCTGGCATTCGCATCGCTGGATCGCTGGCCGGGCACCGTCAGCGAGTACCTGAGCACGATGTTCGACCCCAGCCTGACCTTCGACGACCTGGCCTGGATCAAGGAGCAATGGCCCGGCAAGCTCGTGGTCAAAGGCATCCAGACGCTGCAGGACGCCCGTGCCGTGGTGGAGCGCGGTGTCGACGGCCTCGTGTTATCCAATCATGGTGGACGACAACTGGATCGGGCCCCGGTGCCCTTCCATCTGCTGCCGACGGTGGCGCGCGAGCTCGGCAAGGACACTGAGATCCTGGTGGACACCGGCATCATGTCGGGCGCCGACATCGTGGCGGCGATCGCGCTGGGGGCGCGGTGCACGCTGGTCGGGCGGGCCTATCTCTACGGGCTGATGGCCGGCGGTGAGGCGGGGGTCAACCGTGCGATCGACATCCTGGAGAGCGGGGTGCTGCGCACGATGCGGCTGCTGGGCGTGACCTGTCTCGAGGAGCTTTCGCCCGCGCATGTCACGCAGCTGCGGCGGTTGCTCCCTGGGCAGATGTAG
- a CDS encoding alpha-amylase family glycosyl hydrolase: MVSSAWVAHAIWWQVYPLGFVGAFRTPEGSTQAGPGEHRLRRLVDWFDHAIELGASGIALGPIFASRTHGYDTTDHYRIDPRLGDDDDFDYLIAQARVRGLRVLLDGVFNHVGTDFSRYRDATHDDAAARWFHGRPGRFHTFEGHSELITLNHGNPDVGDYVVDVMAHWLQRGADGWRLDAAYAVPPQFWAQTLPRVRTLHPGAWFVGELIHGDYAAIVEQATFDSATQYELWKAIWSSLNDGNFFELDWALQRHNTFLASFAPLTFIGNHDVTRIASRLDNTDQVPHALVLLLTVGGVPSVYAGDEFGFRAVKEERYGGDDAIRPEFGSPPLPLDDFGAEMWRLHRFLVGLRRRHPWLHAATTTALRLANQHYVYETRSGDDALLVALNIGDEPLPLELSELGPARAEVVAGSAAPPSDVVGEVTVEPRGWRILRPA; encoded by the coding sequence TTGGTGTCTTCGGCCTGGGTAGCGCACGCGATCTGGTGGCAGGTCTATCCCTTGGGGTTCGTGGGAGCCTTTCGGACCCCCGAGGGATCGACGCAGGCGGGTCCGGGCGAACATCGGCTGCGGCGGCTCGTCGACTGGTTCGATCACGCCATCGAGCTGGGGGCATCCGGAATCGCGCTGGGGCCGATCTTTGCCTCGCGCACACACGGTTACGACACCACCGACCATTACCGGATCGACCCCCGGCTCGGTGACGACGACGATTTCGACTATCTGATTGCCCAAGCGCGCGTCCGCGGCCTGCGGGTGCTGCTCGACGGCGTCTTCAACCATGTCGGGACGGACTTCTCGCGCTACCGGGACGCGACGCACGACGACGCGGCGGCGCGCTGGTTTCATGGGCGCCCGGGGCGATTTCACACCTTCGAGGGGCACTCCGAGCTCATTACCCTCAATCACGGCAACCCGGACGTCGGCGACTACGTCGTCGACGTGATGGCGCACTGGTTGCAACGGGGCGCGGACGGCTGGCGTCTGGACGCGGCTTATGCCGTGCCGCCACAATTCTGGGCACAGACATTGCCGAGGGTACGCACGCTGCACCCCGGCGCCTGGTTCGTCGGCGAACTCATCCACGGCGATTATGCGGCGATCGTCGAGCAGGCCACCTTCGACTCGGCTACCCAGTACGAGCTGTGGAAGGCGATCTGGAGCAGCCTCAACGACGGCAACTTCTTCGAGCTCGACTGGGCCCTGCAGCGGCACAACACGTTTCTGGCCAGCTTCGCGCCGCTGACGTTCATCGGCAATCACGACGTCACGCGCATCGCGAGCCGGCTGGACAACACCGATCAGGTGCCACACGCGCTGGTGCTGTTGTTGACGGTCGGCGGGGTGCCCAGCGTGTACGCCGGCGACGAGTTCGGATTCCGGGCCGTCAAAGAGGAGCGCTACGGCGGCGATGACGCGATTCGCCCGGAGTTCGGCTCTCCCCCATTGCCATTGGACGACTTCGGTGCCGAGATGTGGCGACTGCACCGGTTCCTGGTGGGACTGCGCCGTCGCCACCCCTGGCTGCATGCGGCCACCACCACGGCCCTGCGGCTGGCCAACCAGCACTACGTCTACGAGACGCGCAGCGGCGATGACGCACTGCTGGTTGCGCTGAACATCGGCGACGAGCCGCTGCCGCTGGAGCTCTCGGAGTTGGGCCCGGCTCGCGCCGAAGTGGTCGCCGGATCGGCGGCCCCGCCCAGCGATGTAGTCGGCGAGGTGACCGTCGAACCACGCGGCTGGCGAATCCTGCGGCCCGCTTAG
- a CDS encoding PPE family protein, with protein sequence MDFGLLPPEVNSGLMYAGPGSGPLLAAAAAWNAVAAELESSAAGYSTSVSELTGLAWLGPSALAMSGAAAPYVAWLQAAAAQAGITATQAYAAAAAYEAAFAMTVPPPVIAANRALLMALIATNFFGQNTAAIAATEAEYMAMWVQDAAAMYSYAADASAASTLQAFDEPPQTTNPSGQDDQARSLAQTTANTTSARTQSLVQSLATQQANLVDPPLPNGSTANIAPGGATLEPGVTFTVTPGNPVTASNGAAFTVDSLATWLYQGQVVSSFGTPLLRESYGFTFLSGTFTVYPPWVGGAEITIPSGSVTAGGAGVEVTIDAGTGLVTAVNSGTVITAPTYSFTPVVASSSSAFVAAPAAMATSAPGLAGTAAIQPQLNVDALMDALAAAAE encoded by the coding sequence ATGGATTTCGGGTTGTTACCCCCAGAAGTCAATTCGGGGTTGATGTATGCCGGTCCCGGGTCGGGGCCGCTGCTGGCCGCCGCGGCGGCCTGGAATGCGGTGGCCGCCGAGCTGGAATCCAGTGCCGCGGGCTACTCCACGTCGGTGTCTGAGCTGACCGGTTTGGCCTGGTTGGGTCCGTCGGCGCTGGCCATGTCGGGTGCGGCCGCCCCTTACGTGGCCTGGTTGCAGGCCGCCGCGGCCCAGGCCGGCATCACCGCCACCCAGGCGTACGCGGCGGCCGCCGCCTATGAGGCCGCGTTCGCCATGACGGTGCCCCCGCCGGTGATCGCGGCCAACCGCGCGCTGTTGATGGCGTTGATCGCCACCAACTTCTTCGGGCAGAACACCGCCGCGATCGCCGCCACCGAAGCCGAATACATGGCGATGTGGGTGCAAGACGCCGCCGCCATGTACAGCTACGCCGCCGACGCCTCCGCGGCGAGCACCTTGCAGGCGTTTGACGAACCGCCACAGACCACCAACCCGTCCGGGCAAGACGACCAGGCCCGCTCACTGGCCCAAACCACCGCCAACACCACCAGCGCCCGCACCCAATCCCTGGTTCAAAGCCTCGCCACGCAGCAGGCCAACCTCGTCGACCCGCCCCTGCCCAATGGCAGCACCGCCAACATCGCACCCGGCGGCGCCACCCTCGAGCCGGGCGTGACCTTCACCGTCACCCCGGGCAACCCCGTCACCGCCAGCAATGGCGCCGCATTCACAGTCGACAGCTTGGCCACCTGGTTGTACCAAGGACAGGTCGTCAGCAGCTTCGGAACTCCGTTGCTCAGGGAGTCCTACGGCTTCACGTTCCTGAGTGGCACCTTTACCGTGTACCCGCCCTGGGTAGGAGGCGCTGAGATCACCATCCCCAGCGGCTCTGTCACCGCCGGCGGCGCCGGTGTCGAAGTCACCATCGACGCCGGCACGGGCCTCGTCACCGCCGTCAACAGCGGCACGGTCATCACCGCCCCCACCTACTCCTTCACTCCCGTCGTGGCCAGCTCGTCGAGCGCGTTCGTTGCGGCACCGGCGGCCATGGCAACCAGCGCTCCGGGCCTGGCGGGAACGGCCGCGATCCAACCCCAACTCAACGTCGACGCACTCATGGACGCGCTGGCCGCCGCTGCCGAATAA
- a CDS encoding DUF1810 domain-containing protein: MDSADDPFDLTRFVVAQTPVYPSVVAELRDGRKRGHWMWFVFPQLRGLGSSPTAVHYGISSLQEARAYLGHELLGPRLRECTQLVNQVRGRSITEIFGSPDDLKLRSSMTLFALATDDPQDFTTLLENYYRGEQDALTLAQLRD, from the coding sequence ATGGATTCGGCAGACGATCCCTTCGATCTGACACGATTCGTTGTCGCCCAAACCCCGGTCTACCCCTCCGTCGTCGCGGAGCTGCGCGACGGACGAAAACGCGGGCACTGGATGTGGTTCGTGTTCCCGCAGCTGCGTGGCCTGGGCAGCAGCCCGACGGCGGTCCACTACGGCATCTCGTCGCTGCAGGAGGCTCGCGCGTATCTAGGACATGAGCTGCTGGGACCGCGATTGCGTGAGTGCACCCAGCTGGTCAATCAGGTGCGAGGCCGCTCGATCACGGAGATCTTCGGCTCACCCGACGATCTCAAGCTGCGTTCGTCGATGACGTTGTTCGCCCTGGCGACCGACGATCCTCAGGATTTCACCACGCTGCTCGAAAATTACTACCGCGGCGAACAGGACGCCCTGACGCTGGCCCAGCTACGCGACTAA